Within the Glycine max cultivar Williams 82 chromosome 12, Glycine_max_v4.0, whole genome shotgun sequence genome, the region aaattatcacatttttaaattaatactaaCCTTGGTAATTTCGCCGCTCAAGTTAATCACATTCACATTTCACATTTCActgttgttttttctttaaataaaaagtttattttgttGGGGGTGTATAAAGAAGCTTCACCCACTGAAACATGACGTTTTGTACTTGGGAGCTCTCGGCTCGCTAACCCCAGCTACTTCTCCCTCATCCACTCACAAAATGTGCCAGGCCCTCTCCGCCCCATCGCCTCCGTGTACGGCTCTtctctccttccttttcttcctcCTCACGGTGGTGGGCCCGGTCTCGGTCTCGGCATGGCGGCCGTGGCCCCAGAAAAACAATATGAACACCACCGATTACGCCTTCGGGGACTCCAAGAAATACGAGGGGTCCTCGGAGTTCGTGAAGCTGAGGTACCACATGGGACCGGTCCTCACGACCAACATCACTGTCCACACCATCTGGTACGGCAAGTGGGAGCGGAACCAGAAGAAGATCATCCGCGAGTTCATAAACTCAATATCCGCGGCGAACTCGGCGCACCCCTCCGTGGCCGGGTGGTGGCGCACCGTACAGCTCTACACGGACCAAACCGGGGCCAACATTTCAAAATCGGTTCGACTCGGCGAGGAGAAGAACGACCGGTTCTATTCCCACGGGAAATCCCTGACCCGCTTATCCATACAGACTGTGATAAAGAGCGCCATCACAGCCAAAACGAGGCCGTTGCCGATCAACCCTAGGAGTGGGTTGTACCTCTTGCTCACGGCCGATGACGTGTACGTTCAGGATTTCTGCACGTCGGTGTGTGGGTTCCACTACTTCACGTTTCCCTCGTTGGTTGGGTATACTCTTCCGTACGCTTGGGTGGGTAACTCCGCTAAGTTCTGCCCCGGTCAGTGTGCTTATCCCTTTGCGGTGCCCGCGTATATCCCTAACCGGAAACCGTTTAAGTCCCCGAACGGCGACGTTGGGGTCGACGGCATGATTAGTgtgattggacacgagatggcTGAGCTGGCCACAAACCCTTTGGCCAATGCTTGGTATGCGGGTCAGGACCCTTCTTTCCCCGTCGAGATTGCCGATCTGTGTGAGGGGATTTACGGCACTGGCGGCGGTGGATCCTACACCGGTCAGGTTTTGGACGCTCGAGATGGCGCCACGTATAACATGAATGGGATCAGACGGAGGTTCCTTGTTCAGTGGGTGTGGAGCCACGTTCTCAATTACTGTACTGGACCTAATGCGCTTGATCATTGATCATCTCGTCAGGACCAgatatttcttcttctcttcttttaaccTTTGCTTTGGGCTTTGTTCTTGTGGGTTTTGTGGGAGTCTGGTAATTTTGTTAAGGTAGTTAAGTTTGTTCATTGATgcaaataatgtaattttattgttattgttatatcATAGTTATTATAAGCCTTTTTTGGTGTCACGGTCACCGTATATGGGAAGAGATTGCGTTGCGTAAGGTTTCTTATGAAGATGGGTTGCTAACAATATTGATGGAATTAAATAGGATTAGGTGTGTGCatataaatttgtttcatttctGGAAAGAAAGAATAGGCATTGCATTGCTAGATACTCCTATGGCTATGATTGAATGCGACGGACACTACACTAACTTCTGTTGCACCCCAGTCCCACTCTTTTGCCCATTCTCCTGTCCTTCAAAACCTACCAAGGACCCTTCttacacaaaaaacaaaataactgaaatacGAATAATGCAATTATTACACTTACCAGGGGTAGGCTCTCAATTGCAACTATATACCCTCATCTCCTACTACTTCTACTTTCTAATTCATATTATAATCCCAATTCTTAGAGATTAAAAgtacttttctttcttctttgaaatttgaaaatgtgTTGGAATTTGTAAAAGTATTCCATTTAAACATAGTTTTAttttccagaaaaaggtgatacTGTACTGTTCAAGAATATCATGAACAATAGTaaaagctttttcttttttcctttttttataccgaatttaattcaattttatactTAGATTTAAACAtgaaattattagttaaaattaaaataattttaacctaCTGGTTCGCGTATATAATTGTGTTAAATTTAACTGATATATCAGTCTTTTTCTTAcacaaacatgtttttttattacaaaatatatattcgCCCATGAAAAAGACTCATTTAACATGATTGTATAATGTGGTGTAAAAAAAGATGATTTGTGCAATGAAACATGTAAATAGTGGTGAATTTTGTTGATTGAGTCGTGTAGGTTAGTTATTCTAAATTTATTGAGATAAGGATCTGACTGttcttttcacaatttttttgtttactctttcctttgaataaataaaaaatgtgcaccacttagataaatatataatattaataaatgtcCTTGGGACATTATTTTTCTGTTGTGGAGAGctcatgtgtattttttttataggagatttgttcaaattaaataaaattattagaaacaataaaaatatgactagtatttaacataattatcttGAATTCAAAATTACTAGT harbors:
- the LOC100813279 gene encoding protein EXORDIUM-like 3, encoding MCQALSAPSPPCTALLSFLFFLLTVVGPVSVSAWRPWPQKNNMNTTDYAFGDSKKYEGSSEFVKLRYHMGPVLTTNITVHTIWYGKWERNQKKIIREFINSISAANSAHPSVAGWWRTVQLYTDQTGANISKSVRLGEEKNDRFYSHGKSLTRLSIQTVIKSAITAKTRPLPINPRSGLYLLLTADDVYVQDFCTSVCGFHYFTFPSLVGYTLPYAWVGNSAKFCPGQCAYPFAVPAYIPNRKPFKSPNGDVGVDGMISVIGHEMAELATNPLANAWYAGQDPSFPVEIADLCEGIYGTGGGGSYTGQVLDARDGATYNMNGIRRRFLVQWVWSHVLNYCTGPNALDH